A genomic window from Cryobacterium sp. SO2 includes:
- a CDS encoding MBL fold metallo-hydrolase, translating into MLTQVAEGVLVHESEFLQSNSIVVLGRAGVLLIDPGITALEMGDLASDLRGLGRPVVAGFSTHPHWDHVLWHASFGVAPRYGTARCAASIRDVLANADWKERVAGALPPEYAKDIPMDLLGFITGLPTDVTQIPWDGPTVRIIEHQAHAAGHAALLIEERGVLVAGDMLSDILMPFLDLAAANPIEDYLDALRRLEGVAGGVDVVIPGHGSVSGADQLRVRIDQDRAYVEALRDGGDSGDPRVGPAAPLEWVPDAHRWQVQQLAHTREKS; encoded by the coding sequence ATGCTGACGCAGGTCGCGGAGGGTGTGCTGGTTCACGAGAGCGAGTTCCTCCAGAGCAATTCGATTGTCGTGCTGGGCCGGGCGGGCGTGCTGCTCATCGACCCGGGCATCACGGCACTCGAGATGGGTGATCTCGCGAGTGACCTTCGCGGGCTCGGCCGGCCCGTGGTGGCCGGCTTCTCGACGCATCCACACTGGGACCACGTGCTCTGGCACGCGAGCTTCGGAGTGGCGCCCCGATACGGCACAGCCCGCTGCGCTGCGTCCATCCGCGACGTGCTGGCGAATGCCGACTGGAAAGAGCGCGTGGCCGGGGCGCTCCCGCCGGAGTACGCCAAGGACATCCCGATGGATCTGCTCGGTTTCATCACCGGTCTGCCCACCGACGTGACACAGATCCCCTGGGATGGCCCCACCGTGCGCATCATCGAGCATCAAGCGCATGCCGCCGGCCATGCGGCACTGCTGATCGAGGAGCGCGGCGTGCTGGTGGCCGGCGACATGCTGTCGGACATTCTGATGCCGTTCCTCGACCTGGCGGCCGCGAATCCGATCGAGGACTACCTCGACGCGTTGCGGAGGCTGGAGGGCGTGGCGGGCGGTGTTGATGTGGTCATCCCCGGTCATGGGTCGGTCAGCGGAGCCGACCAGCTGCGGGTGCGAATCGACCAGGATCGCGCGTACGTGGAGGCTCTGCGAGATGGCGGGGATTCTGGCGACCCGCGGGTCGGCCCGGCAGCCCCGTTGGAGTGGGTGCCTGACGCGCATAGGTGGCAAGTCCAGCAGCTTGCCCACACAAGAGAGAAGAGCTGA
- a CDS encoding dihydrofolate reductase family protein yields the protein MASLRKVVVCELLSLDGVAENPNVFFTEWDDEADAAGSDWIATQDAVILGRHSYDEWVGFWPDSAIEPFATFINTAPKYVVTSAPLDPDWANASAIEGGLVDFVRDLKNQPGGDIGVHGSISVAQALLAAGLVDELKVVIAPAIASTGRTLFDGLPPIRLALIRSVISSMGYLVLDYRVLP from the coding sequence ATGGCCTCCCTGCGAAAAGTTGTCGTGTGCGAATTGCTCTCCCTCGACGGTGTCGCCGAGAACCCCAACGTCTTCTTCACCGAATGGGATGACGAGGCGGATGCCGCCGGATCCGACTGGATCGCCACCCAAGACGCCGTCATCCTGGGCCGTCACAGCTACGACGAATGGGTGGGGTTCTGGCCGGACAGCGCGATCGAGCCATTCGCGACCTTCATCAACACGGCCCCGAAGTACGTGGTGACCTCCGCACCGCTCGACCCCGACTGGGCCAACGCGAGTGCGATCGAGGGCGGTCTGGTGGATTTTGTGCGTGACCTCAAGAACCAGCCGGGCGGTGACATCGGTGTGCACGGCAGCATCTCGGTCGCGCAAGCGCTGCTCGCCGCGGGCCTCGTCGACGAACTCAAGGTTGTGATCGCGCCGGCAATTGCCAGTACCGGACGCACACTGTTCGACGGCTTGCCGCCCATCCGCCTCGCCCTGATCCGCAGTGTGATCTCGTCGATGGGCTACCTGGTTCTCGACTACCGCGTCCTCCCGTAG
- a CDS encoding serine hydrolase, translated as MIHIRSRRVGAVLAGVGGAVMAVFLVVLVLSGGDLVYAWRVLAYQESDTRDTEWKASVPIPATDPRPWPAEVDCAPVNAALRATGADGLDDWLHAGGGSAFVVIQNGVLTCEDYADGITASSALPVFSVSKTLTSLLLSRAVEEGVVDYDDSIVEYLPELAERDARFADITLGDLVDMRSGIAFTVAAGFPFLDQDAARVYYATDLRAALLRYPEIVAAPGTFAYNDYAPNLIGLALERAGQSAIGTDMSRLWQQLGAQDGAKWLVDDAGFAWHESGLVASARDLARVGELLLDGGQADGRPVAPDAFLARTQSRGGAETVQSLAADGMGYANGWWVLDSGRSYVALGRYGQLVVVHPKTRTVIVRLGVEGYEGHESDAAIARRLTAVAEQLGGSVGDD; from the coding sequence GTGATCCACATCCGGTCTCGTCGTGTTGGTGCCGTGCTCGCCGGCGTGGGTGGCGCCGTCATGGCGGTGTTCCTGGTTGTGCTGGTTTTGTCAGGCGGTGACCTGGTCTACGCCTGGCGGGTTCTCGCGTATCAGGAGTCGGACACCCGAGATACGGAGTGGAAGGCGTCGGTGCCGATCCCCGCAACAGACCCGCGACCGTGGCCAGCGGAGGTGGACTGCGCACCGGTAAACGCCGCGCTGCGCGCCACCGGCGCCGACGGTCTGGACGACTGGCTGCACGCCGGCGGCGGGTCCGCGTTCGTCGTGATCCAGAACGGGGTGCTCACCTGCGAAGACTACGCAGACGGGATCACGGCCTCCTCAGCGTTGCCCGTCTTCTCGGTGTCCAAGACGCTGACATCGCTCCTCTTGTCGCGGGCCGTCGAGGAGGGCGTTGTCGACTACGACGACAGCATCGTGGAATATCTGCCAGAGCTGGCGGAGCGGGACGCCCGCTTTGCCGACATCACCCTCGGGGATCTGGTGGACATGCGCTCGGGGATAGCCTTCACCGTCGCCGCGGGGTTTCCGTTTCTCGATCAGGATGCCGCCCGCGTCTACTATGCGACCGACCTGCGGGCAGCCCTGCTCCGCTACCCCGAGATCGTCGCCGCGCCGGGCACCTTCGCCTACAACGATTACGCGCCGAACCTCATCGGCCTCGCCCTCGAACGGGCGGGCCAAAGCGCCATCGGCACCGATATGTCGCGACTCTGGCAACAGCTGGGGGCCCAGGACGGTGCGAAATGGCTCGTGGACGACGCCGGGTTCGCGTGGCACGAAAGCGGCCTCGTGGCCAGCGCGCGGGATCTCGCGCGCGTGGGTGAGTTGTTGCTCGACGGGGGACAGGCCGACGGGCGGCCGGTGGCGCCGGATGCGTTCCTGGCGCGCACGCAGTCCCGGGGCGGGGCCGAGACCGTTCAGTCTCTCGCCGCCGACGGGATGGGGTACGCGAACGGCTGGTGGGTGCTCGACTCAGGACGCTCCTATGTGGCGCTGGGCCGGTACGGCCAGCTGGTGGTGGTGCATCCGAAGACCCGCACGGTGATCGTTCGCCTGGGCGTGGAGGGCTACGAGGGCCACGAATCCGACGCCGCCATCGCTCGACGGTTGACCGCCGTCGCGGAGCAGCTGGGCGGATCCGTCGGCGACGACTGA
- a CDS encoding DUF808 domain-containing protein translates to MSVGLLAVVDDILTAALKASAKTAGVVIDDAAVTPQYVQGLTPARELHVVWRIALGSLFNKFVIIIPIALLLTAFAPWVLPFLLILGGTYLCFEGAEKVTEWFGVHHAAGETESRDEGKLIFGAIRTDLILSTEIMLIALASLDPDFGIWMTLGALVVIGLGMTALVYGAVALLVKIDDIGLALMKNPARHVRRAGARIVAAMPAVFRVISVIGTVAMLWVGGHLVITNLADTFWHGPADVLHAVTHAIDAAGPVVIWVADTAMSAVFGLILGLIVAGIVLGVSRLFPRNRAEAAAH, encoded by the coding sequence ATGTCGGTCGGCTTGCTCGCCGTAGTCGATGACATACTCACCGCCGCCCTCAAGGCGAGCGCGAAGACCGCCGGCGTCGTGATCGACGACGCGGCCGTCACCCCGCAGTACGTGCAGGGGCTCACGCCGGCACGCGAGCTGCACGTTGTGTGGCGCATCGCGCTGGGCAGCCTGTTCAACAAGTTCGTCATCATCATCCCGATCGCGCTGCTGCTCACCGCGTTCGCGCCCTGGGTGCTGCCGTTCCTGCTGATTCTCGGCGGCACCTACCTGTGCTTCGAGGGCGCGGAGAAGGTCACCGAGTGGTTCGGCGTGCATCACGCCGCCGGTGAGACCGAGTCGCGGGATGAGGGCAAGCTGATCTTCGGCGCCATCCGCACCGACCTCATCCTCAGCACCGAGATCATGCTCATCGCGCTGGCCAGCCTCGACCCCGATTTCGGCATCTGGATGACGCTCGGTGCTCTGGTGGTGATCGGCCTCGGCATGACGGCGCTCGTCTACGGCGCCGTCGCCCTGCTCGTGAAGATCGACGACATCGGGCTCGCCCTGATGAAGAACCCGGCCCGGCACGTGCGCCGCGCCGGAGCGCGCATCGTGGCAGCGATGCCCGCTGTGTTCCGGGTGATCAGTGTCATCGGCACCGTCGCCATGCTGTGGGTGGGTGGCCACCTGGTGATCACCAACCTGGCCGACACTTTCTGGCACGGACCCGCCGACGTGCTGCACGCCGTGACGCACGCCATCGACGCCGCAGGCCCCGTGGTCATCTGGGTTGCCGACACGGCGATGTCGGCCGTGTTCGGGCTCATCCTCGGCCTGATCGTGGCCGGGATCGTCCTCGGGGTCTCGCGCCTTTTCCCCCGGAACCGCGCAGAAGCCGCCGCTCACTGA
- a CDS encoding VOC family protein, whose product MALKWEEVVVDSRDPRALGLWWRDALGWVVVGDGADEMEIAPAEGANPTLFFGAVPEEKLVKNRLHLDFVPDDQAAEVERLLNLGATRVDIGQHDTPWVVLADPEGNEFCVLAARPA is encoded by the coding sequence ATGGCACTGAAGTGGGAAGAAGTCGTCGTTGACAGCCGCGATCCGAGGGCGCTCGGGCTCTGGTGGCGGGATGCCCTGGGCTGGGTCGTGGTCGGCGACGGCGCCGACGAGATGGAGATCGCGCCCGCGGAGGGGGCCAATCCGACGCTGTTCTTCGGGGCGGTGCCCGAGGAGAAGCTGGTGAAGAACCGGCTGCACCTCGACTTCGTGCCCGACGACCAGGCCGCCGAAGTGGAACGGCTGCTCAACCTGGGCGCGACCCGCGTGGACATCGGACAGCACGACACTCCCTGGGTGGTTCTCGCCGACCCCGAGGGCAACGAATTCTGCGTTCTGGCGGCCCGCCCCGCCTAG
- the pgi gene encoding glucose-6-phosphate isomerase, with translation MTEFAPVDPTSTDAWKQLSGIAEGFSPDLRGWFATDSARADRYTFQAADLTIDLSKNLLTEEILAQLLQLAKDTDIAGRYSAMITGEHINVTEDRAVLHTALRRPKNGADLVPPAGFVVDGQDVDADVHATLDKVYAFAEKVRSGEWTGVTGKRIETVVNIGIGGSDLGPVMVYEALKPYVQAGLEIRFVSNIDPTDVYEKTAGLDPETTLFIVASKTFGTLETLTNARLAREWLWNQLLAAGAIDDEEAARTDAVAKHFVAVSTALDKVAAFGIDPENAFGFWDWVGGRFSVDSAIGTSVVIAIGPDNWREFLAGFHALDEHMRTAPLEQNVPVLMGLLNVWYTNFLKAQSHAVLPYAQYLHRFPAYLQQLTMESNGKSVRWDGSPVTTDTGEIFWGEPGTNGQHAFYQLIHQGTRLVPADFIAVANPAHPLKDEAADKPGQDVHALFMANFFAQTKALAFGKTADEVRAEGTAESVVPARSFAGNRPTTSILAPALTPSVVGQLIALYEHIVFVEGTIWGIDSFDQWGVELGKQLAVQIAPAVEGDTAVLESQDSSTKSLIAKYLELRD, from the coding sequence ATGACCGAATTCGCCCCCGTTGATCCCACCTCGACCGATGCGTGGAAGCAGCTTTCCGGCATCGCCGAGGGCTTCTCGCCCGATCTGCGCGGGTGGTTCGCCACCGACAGCGCACGGGCCGACCGGTACACCTTCCAGGCCGCCGACCTCACCATCGACCTGTCGAAGAACCTCCTCACCGAGGAGATCCTGGCCCAGCTGCTGCAGCTCGCGAAGGACACCGACATCGCCGGCCGCTACAGCGCCATGATCACCGGCGAACACATCAACGTGACCGAAGACCGCGCGGTGCTGCACACCGCGCTGCGTCGCCCCAAGAACGGCGCTGACCTCGTGCCGCCGGCCGGCTTCGTCGTGGACGGCCAGGACGTGGACGCGGATGTTCACGCCACCCTCGACAAGGTCTACGCCTTCGCCGAGAAGGTTCGGTCGGGTGAATGGACCGGCGTGACCGGCAAGCGCATCGAGACCGTCGTCAACATCGGCATCGGCGGCTCTGACCTCGGCCCCGTCATGGTCTACGAAGCTCTCAAGCCGTACGTGCAGGCCGGCCTCGAGATCCGCTTCGTGTCGAACATCGACCCGACCGACGTCTACGAGAAGACGGCGGGCCTGGACCCCGAGACCACGCTCTTCATCGTCGCGTCCAAGACCTTCGGAACCCTCGAGACCCTCACCAACGCCCGTCTGGCCCGCGAGTGGCTGTGGAACCAGCTCCTCGCTGCCGGCGCCATCGACGACGAAGAAGCCGCCCGCACCGACGCGGTTGCCAAGCACTTCGTGGCCGTGTCGACCGCTCTCGACAAGGTCGCCGCATTCGGGATCGACCCCGAAAACGCGTTCGGCTTCTGGGACTGGGTGGGTGGCCGGTTCTCGGTCGACTCCGCCATCGGCACCTCCGTGGTCATCGCCATCGGCCCCGACAACTGGCGCGAATTCCTCGCCGGTTTCCACGCCCTCGACGAGCACATGCGCACCGCACCCCTCGAGCAGAACGTGCCCGTGCTGATGGGCCTCCTGAACGTTTGGTACACCAACTTCCTCAAGGCGCAGAGCCACGCCGTGCTGCCCTACGCCCAGTACCTGCACCGCTTCCCGGCCTACCTGCAGCAGCTCACTATGGAGTCGAACGGCAAGAGCGTGCGCTGGGATGGCTCGCCCGTCACGACCGACACCGGTGAGATCTTCTGGGGCGAACCGGGCACCAACGGTCAGCACGCCTTCTACCAGCTCATCCACCAGGGCACCCGCCTGGTTCCGGCCGACTTCATCGCGGTCGCCAACCCCGCGCATCCCCTGAAGGACGAGGCCGCAGACAAGCCGGGCCAGGACGTGCACGCGCTGTTCATGGCGAACTTCTTTGCCCAGACCAAGGCCCTCGCGTTCGGCAAGACCGCCGACGAGGTGCGCGCCGAGGGCACCGCAGAGTCTGTTGTGCCGGCCCGCTCCTTCGCCGGCAACCGGCCGACCACGTCGATTCTCGCGCCGGCCCTCACGCCGAGCGTGGTGGGCCAGCTCATCGCGCTCTACGAGCACATCGTGTTCGTGGAAGGCACCATCTGGGGCATCGACTCCTTCGACCAGTGGGGTGTCGAGCTCGGCAAGCAGCTGGCCGTGCAGATCGCCCCCGCAGTCGAGGGCGACACGGCAGTGCTGGAGTCCCAGGATTCCTCGACTAAGTCGCTGATCGCGAAGTACCTCGAGCTGCGCGACTAA